A genomic window from Silene latifolia isolate original U9 population chromosome 11, ASM4854445v1, whole genome shotgun sequence includes:
- the LOC141611186 gene encoding uncharacterized protein LOC141611186, protein MLHPVSGLEMNSSIEDIDLLHQRHQLIVRELGVGEEIDLEIGVSDDYNATFGSTTLVSASQDEPSAGEQDETKQMAMLPTLQSDDQDMSKSQPMKKKKKVVKRWREEWADTYKWAYVDVKDGSARIFCSVCREYGRKHRRNPYGNEGSRNMQMSALEEHNNSLLHKEAVRLQTASKEKIVVEKPIYVKALMSKTTGSIVEAALKRDPHEVEFIQSVQEAAHCMERVLAKNSHYVNIVERLLEPERTIIFRVPWVDDLGETHVNRGFRVQFNQALGPCRGGIRFHPLMNLSIAKFLAFEQTLKNALSPYKLGGAAGGSDFDPKGKSDNEIMRFCQSFINELYRYLGPDQDLPSEEMGVGVREMGYLFGQYRRLAGHFQGCFTGPRILWSGSSLRTEATGYGLAFFANLILGETNRELKGLRCVVSGSGKIALHVIEKLLGYEAIPITVSDSKGYLVDEDGFDYMKIQFVKEIKSQGRSLRDYSKTYARSKYYDEAKPWTERCDVAFPCATQNEIDQSDALNLVNSGCSLLVEGSIMPCTPEAVDIIRKANIVIAPAMAAGVGGVVAGELELNQWPPEDFESKLQDAMKQTYQKTLKGAMDFGYEKERPDALVYGAAISAFLSLSQGMAGQGCV, encoded by the exons ATGTTACATCCAGTAAGTGGATTAGAGATGAATTCTTCAATAGAGGATATCGATTTACTACATCAGAGGCATCAGTTGATAGTTAGGGAACTCGGGGTTGGAGAAGAAATAGATTTAGAAATCGGAGTTAGTGATGATTATAATGCAACATTTGGGAGCACCACACTTGTTAGCGCTTCTCAAGATGAGCCATCAGCTGGGGAGCAAGATGAGACCAAGCAAATGGCAATGTTGCCCACTCTCCAGAGTGATGATCAAGATATGTCAAAGAGTCAaccaatgaagaagaagaaaaaggttGTCAAAAGGTGGAGGGAGGAGTGGGCTGATACTTACAAATGGGCATACGTTGATGTAAAAGATGGATCCGCGAGGATATTTTGTTCGGTTTGTCGAGAGTATGGCAGGAAGCATAGGAGGAACCCCTATGGAAATGAAGGTAGTAGAAATATGCAAATGAGTGCTCTAGAAGAGCATAATAACAGCCTATTACATAAAGAAGCTGTTCGTTTACAGACAGCGTCCAAGGAGAAAATTGTTGTTGAAAAACCCATTTATGTAAAAG CTCTGATGTCCAAAACAACTGGATCAATCGTTGAAGCTGCACTGAAAAGAGATCCTCATGAAGTTGAGTTCATTCAATCAGTCCAAGAAGCGGCACATTGTATGGAAAGAGTGCTTGCAAAGAATTCACA TTATGTCAATATCGTTGAACGTTTGCTTGAACCTGAGCGAACAATTATTTTCCGAGTTCCATGGGTTGACGACCTTGGTGAGACACACGTTAATCGAGGGTTTCGAGTGCAGTTTAATCAGGCTCTAGGTCCTTGCAGGGGAGGAATACGCTTCCACCCATTAATGAACTTAAGTATTGCAAAGTTCCTTGCATTTGAGCAG ACTTTGAAGAATGCCTTATCTCCATACAAACTGGGAGGGGCAGCCGGTGGAAGTGATTTTGATCCAAAAGGAAAAAGTGACAATGAG ATCATGCGCTTTTGCCAAAGTTTTATCAATGAATTGTATCGATACTTGGGGCCTGATCAG GATCTTCCTTCAGAGGAAATGGGTGTTGGTGTTCGAGAAATGGGTTATCTTTTTGGGCAGTACAGACGCCTTGCTGGTCATTTTCAG GGCTGTTTTACAGGACCAAGAATTCTGTGGTCCGGCTCTAGCCTACGAACTGAAGCTACTGGCTATGGGCTG GCTTTCTTTGCGAACCTGATTCTAGGAGAGACAAACAGAGAATTGAAGGGCTTGAG GTGTGTGGTCAGTGGGTCAGGGAAAATTGCACTCCATGTTATAGAGAAGTTGCTTGGCTATGAGGCCATTCCTATCACCGTGTCTG ATTCAAAGGGCTACTTGGTGGATGAGGATGGCTTTGACTATATGAAGATTCAATTTGTAAAAGAAATTAAATCTCAAGGAAGAAGCTTGAG AGATTATTCTAAAACCTATGCACGATCAAAGTACTATGATGAAGCTAAACCTTGGACAGAGCGATGTGATGTTGCTTTTCCATGTGCAACACAAAATGAAATAGATCAATCTGATGCCCTCAACTTGGTTAATTCTGGTTGTAGTTTGTTAGTTGAAG GTTCTATTATGCCTTGTACTCCTGAAGCTGTTGATATCATTCGAAAAGCCAACATTGTGATTGCACCAGCAATGGCTGCTGGTGTTGGAGGG GTTGTTGCTGGAGAACTTGAACTGAATCAATGGCCCCCTGAGGATTTTGAGTCTAAGTTACAG GATGCTATGAAACAAACTTACCAAAAGACATTAAAAGGAGCTATGGATTTTGGCTATGAAAAAGAAAGACCGGA TGCTCTAGTCTATGGTGCGGCGATCAGTGCATTTCTGAGCCTCTCGCAAGGTATGGCAGGCCAAGGATGTGTGTGA
- the LOC141611187 gene encoding uncharacterized protein LOC141611187, whose translation MTDYVQEQEMEIEALEAILMDEFKELHPGESGLNTSKPCYQITIDPQDDEPEDSASLPVQLALIFAHTENYPDEPPLLNVRSLRGIALEDLRILKEQLEQEAAENLGMAMIYTLVSSAQEWLNVRFKQEGVTESTADDDLEKDDVIVPHGEPVTVETFLAWRERYEAEIALERAKLMPDSALATTKEKRLSGRQWFESGRAVAAARGTLTSKDESDVEDEEDIDFDEDDFEDDEDDMLEHYLAEKSED comes from the exons ATGACGG ACTATGTGCAAGAGCAGGAGATGGAGATTGAAGCTCTAGAGGCCATTCTTATGGATGAGTTTAAAG AACTTCACCCGGGCGAGAGTGGGCTTAACACTTCTAAGCCATGTTATCAAATCACCATAGATCCACAG GATGATGAACCAGAAGACTCAGCTTCGCTGCCAG TTCAATTAGCGTTGATTTTCGCGCACACAGAAAATTATCCGGATGAACCTCCGTTGCTGAATGTTAGAAG tttgcgTGGAATAGCACTAGAAGATCTCAGAATTTTGAAAGAACAACTGGAACAAGAG GCTGCTGAAAACCTTGGGATGGCTATGATATACACATTAGTTTCATCTGCCCAAGAATGGCTGAATGTAAGATTCAAACAGGAAGGTGTGACTGAGAGCACAGCAGATGATGATTTAGAGAAAGATGAT GTAATAGTACCACACGGAGAGCCTGTTACCGTTGAAACGTTCTTGGCTTGGAGAGAAAGATATGAAGCAGAGATAGCACTTGAGCGAGCCAA GTTAATGCCAGACTCTGCGCTTGCTACTACCAAGGAAAAGAGGCTATCCGGAAGGCAGTGGTTTGAAAGTGGAAGAGCGGTTGCAGCAGCC AGAGGTACATTGACAAGCAAAGATGAATCCGatgttgaagatgaagaagacATTGACTTCGACGAGGACGACTTTGAAG ATGATGAAGACGACATGCTAGAACATTATTTGGCGGAGAAATCAGAAGATTAA